ATAGTGGTACATTTGCCAAGATTTATGTTGAATATGCTTATATTTATAAGAGATTTCATGGGCAGTGTGAAATCTGATCCCTTATATTATGACTTGAGCTTGGCCTATTCTCATACCGTAGAATAATAGAATACTCTATCACAAAACCTCTCGGCGGGTACATAAATAATGAtgaatgtaaaattaataaataatacatacttaaattaatctttaatttttaaaaatctaaattggatattttactttttaatatatttttattatactagAAATATCCTATTGGATAGATTATtcgttaaaaaattttaatatgtgtattagacaaattaaataaatttataacaaatttaaatataaaatgagtaataaaaattataaaaagtataggtagacaatgaaaatactaaacaatgtgaacaatggatACATCGGATGTTTAATTCACTAGGTGTGCGAACGATTatcctaatattaagatttaggtggATAATTTGAGgtgtaatgtatttttattttattaggtcAATTTTAAAGCccattattcatattatttataaaaattattgtctacctaaatcctaaaaattattattataagactaatttatttaaaaatcttataagataataaaaatttggtATTCACTAAAAATTAAAGCATCAATTGAATAATAagtagaatttaaaaattaaaatgaaacacCTATTTGATattaccaaaaataattttcttccTGCTGGAGTTCTATATCCAAAATTTATCTGATCTGTACGTATAcaccttttctctttctcccaACGACTAAAATAATGTATATATAGGATTTGGTTTTATGATATACGCCTATGTATATAGTAGGTTAAAATTAaccatcaaaattaattattaatagtgAAAATTCAGGTAAAGTTAATTTAAAGTGAAGTTGATATATGAGaattgttagataaaaatttagtcaaatcagttaaaTTATCTAACAATTCTCAAATATAAACTTCACGTAAAATTAACTGCACCTAAATTTCaaccattattaatataaaatatatattaaaatataaatatattaaaaataaattaaattatacatatatttatacttaaataataaataattttgatatacgaataatatctatatatatatatatatatacacggtgctttatttatcaaagaaaaaaaaaataaaatgaaagcataGGGATAAATTCTTATGAAACTTTAGGTTAAAATGTGATCTGAACCAGTCCCTCACTCAGAGATGTTGCACTCGAGTTATTAGCTACcaaataaaattcattattaTTTCATAAGTAATAATCTTAATACACAACAAACCCATTGTCTAAATATTAAAtgtttgaaaataatatttaagacTGTATATACATAGTTGACAAGAAGTCAACATAATATGAAGCATTTTGTTTGGACACTGAAACATACATGACATGGGACGAGGGATGAGGTGCTGCTGGTTTTATTGCCTATagttttcaagcattttcttttcgAATTTGAATCCTGGCCTAGCTATATGATTAATTATTGACTCACAATGAAGGCTCCCAATTTTTCTTTACCAAGTCAAAAAAGTGATACCCCAAGCATAGAAGGTTAGTGAGCCTTCTTTTGTCGCTTTTTAATATGGTTTCATGTTGAGTGTGGCAACAACAGCCTTTTGACCTACTACCATAtgattcatattattattataaaccaAATGGGCTAACTCATTAATTAGTTCAACTAATTATCCCTTTAGGTTTGATTCAAAGTTATTATATGCTTAGCATACTTAAGAGAGTTAAGAGTTATCTTCTTAGCTCATGCTATAAGTAATGCAACATCATACTATACGCAATACATGCACTTGAAATTGCAAGGTGACGCACAAAACCATTAAGTATTAGTAGTAGTAGCAGTCCATGACACTATGATAAGTGCCATGGAACCATTGCTTAATGACAGAGGAGTcatgttttattttctctccttgATTTCAGTGACCAAATGATATGATATGATGTCCTGTGTCCCCAACCCACAAGCAATAGTTTTGTCATGGCATTTTCAACGAGTTATTAAACCTTGTCCCATTTagcaattgtctttctcatcaTATTGAATGAACGAGGCTCCACTGCACCAtcatcactacaagaaaaaacaGCAATCTTAACATAAATGAGCCTCCACTGCATCATTATGTATCATTGGTCTATTGAGTTTAATACAGTAGTAATTCATGTTTAACATACATACAATTAATAAGTATTTGTTTATCTAGAAAAGAGGGGTTGGCGACAGCTATATTGTCCTCTATCAAACAGCTGATTCTTCACGACGACGCAGAGCCATAGCCACTGATTCTTCGCCAAGCATTAACTACTTGTTGtcttttttaatagtaaaaaaacgTAAGGAATGGGAACTGAATTAGCCTACTTGATGCTATTGTTAATTCTCATTTTCCTCTGGCTTTGAGCATTATATGGTTGGTGCACGTGGGAAATTGCAATGCTTGTAGAACGTTAAAACAGTGGTTAGATTAGTTTTCGAATCATTCTTTAGTAAGTAGTGGATCATTTACTTGAAGTCTTCTAAAATAATGATATTGGTTACTACTATATTGGCTAAGCGGAATAAGtccaattttgaaaattaaggcCTTAAATGTTCTTATGCTTTGTCACTGTTCTCGTTTGGTGGTCATATCTCCTCCTACAGTAAAAAGAAGAATTTGTTCTCTGTTGGAGTTGATTTAAACCAAACATGGTTGACGATGTTTGTCcattattctcattttttacaGCCCCTAATTGGTGATGGCAGGGGGCGTATCATAGCTGgttgctaagtgcaatgcactAGCTAGAAAACGATTCTTCTTCTAGAAATATGCCTCCTGCTTCAAAAAGAACTTTGAAAAGTGATCATTGAACACACTGCGTGCTCCCAAAAGACAACCCCTCACCGTTCACCGCCATCATCTACATGCATTAACTAGTAAAATAAGACCGATAATAATCATTGACTCTATTCAACTCAGAATTTGATCATTCTGTTCTCACTTCTCAACATGCCGCAACACATTTTCAACCCTGTGCGATTCTTGCTACTGGTTTTACTATGCTCAAGTCGTTTGACTCAAGGGATGTCGTTTTCACTTTCTCTCACAAGAGGCACCCAGATTTTGCAGCAAGTGAAGAACACTGAGCTTCAAGACCAAAACGACAGCCTCAAAAACTGGTCACTCGACGCACACAGCACTAGTCCTTGCAACTGGACCGGCATTACCTGTGACGCACGGAACCAATCGGTTCTCTCCATCGACCTCTCCGAAACCGGCGTCTCCGGCTCTTTCCCATCCGGTTTTTGCCGCATTCAGACTCTCCAAACCCTCAACCTCGCTTCCAACTTTCTAGGCGGCGCCATCTCCTCTGAATCACTCTCTCTGTGTTCCCACCTCCGCGTCTTGAACCTCTCTGACAACATCTTCGTCGGACCTCTGCCGGAATTCTCGCTGGAATTTTCTCAACTAACAGAACTCGACCTCTCAAAGAACAACTTCAGCGGCGAAATTCCGGCCAGTTTCGGCCGGTTCCCGAACCTGAACGTGCTCGTTCTATCAGGGAACCTTCTCAACGGAACCATTCCTCCATTCTTGGGGAACCTCGGTGCGCTAGTTCATCTTGAACTCGCGTATAACCCATTGAAACCAGGATCATTACCTTCACAAATAGGAAACCTCTCTAACCTGGAAATTCTGTTCCTCGCACAAAATAACCTCATAGGTGAAATACCAGACTCCATTGGAAACCTcatgaagctcaagaacttgGATTTGTCTCAGAACTCATTGTCAGGTAAGATCCCAAGCAGCATTTCAAGATTGAAGAGTGTGAAGCAAATAGAGCTATTCTATAACCAGCTTTCTGGCGAAGTTCCACGTGGCATAGGAAACCTCACAAGTTTGGTTCGTTTGGACCTCTCTCAGAACGCTCTCACGGGAACACTGCCAGATTCAGTTGCTGCATTGCGCCTTAATTCTCTTAACTTGAACGACAACCTTCTCAGTGGAGAAATCCCTATTAGTCTATCTTCGAACCCTAAGTTGCAGCAATTGAAGCTCTTCAACAACAGTTTCACCGGGAAACTACCGGAAGATCTCGGAAGATACTCTGAGTTAGAGGAATTCGATGTCTCAACCAATGATTTCGCCGGTGAATTGCCCAAGTACCTTTGCCAAGGGAACAAGCTTCAGCGTTTCCTCACTTTCACGAATCGGTTTTCCGGAACTATTCCTGATCAATACGGAGACTGTGATTCTCTTGAATATGTCAGAATCGAGAACAACCAGTTCTCCGGTCAAGTACCACCGAAGTTCTGGAGCCTCCCGAAGCTTCAGCTTCTTCAAATGGATAACAACAGGTTTGAAGGTTCTGTCTCTTCTTCTATATCCAGCGCCAGGGGAATCACTGTTCTTCTTTTATCCGGTAACAGCTTCTCAGGGAATATTCCGAGGGAATTTTGCGAACTCGATCAGCTTGTGAAGATTGACATCAGCAAGAACAGGTTTTCCGGCGAAGTTCCCGGTTGCATAACAGGGTTGAAAAGGTTGCAGAAGCTTAGGATGCAGAATAACGCGTTCTCCGGTGATATTCCCGGTAATGTGAGCTCATGGACCGAGTTGACTGAGTTGAACTTGTCTCATAACCAGTTCTCCGGTTCGATCCCGCCAAAACTCGGTGACTTGCCGCAGTTGACTTACCTTGATCTCGCCGGAAACTTGCTGACAGGTGAGATTCCGGTGGAGCTGACGAAACTCACACTCAATCAATTCAATATATCTGACAACAAATTGTACGGAGAAGTTCCTTCAGGTTTCAACCACCAAGTTTACTTGTCAGGTCTAATGGGAAACCCTGGTCTCTGTAGCTCAGTTATTAAAGAGCTTTCTCCTTGTTCCAAACGCAGACCCTTTTCCATCATTGCTATACTTGCTTTATCTGCAAGTGTAGTGCTCCTTCTGCTGTCTTTGTTCTGTTTCTTGAAGAAAACAAAGTCAATTCATTTTGGTGCCAAGTCCAAGCGTTCATTCAAGACAACAACTTTCCAACGGGTTGCTTTCAACGAAGAAGATATATTTCCCTTGTTAACTGATGAGAATGTGATTGCTTCTGGAAGTTCCGGTCGGGTCTACAGAGTGAACCTTGCCAAGACGGGTCAGAAAGTGGCGGTGAAGAAGCTTTGGGGAGGAGGAAGACAAGAGCCAGACACGGAGACTGAATTGGTGTTCAGATCGGAGATTGAGACCTTGGGGATGATCCGGCATGCTAACATTGTGAAGCTGTTGTTCAGTTGCAGTGGTGATGATTTCAGGATATTGGCGTATGAGTACATGGAGAATGGAAGCTTGGGTGATGTTTTGCATGGGGAGAAGTGTGGTGAGTTGTTGGATTGGAACAAGAGGTTTGAAATTGCTGTGGGTGCGGCTATGGGGTTGGCTTATTTGCACCATGATTGTGTGCCTGCTATAGTTCATAGGGATGTGAAGAGCAATAACATATTGCTTGATCATGAGTTTAGGCCTTGTGTAGCAGATTTTGGGCTTGCTAAGACCTTGCAGCGTGAGGCTGGTGAGGGAGGTGCTGGTGCCGGTGCCATGTCCAGGGTTGCTGGATCATATGGTTACATTGCCCCGGGTAAGTTCtttggaagattttggggtaTTATTCAAATTGATCACCACATATGTAGACTTTTTTGTTTTCATAGTCCATACTCTTAATTGGTAAACACAAAAGCTAGTTACAAGCTAAAACCTGTCATTGTCTAGGTGTTAGAACTTAGAATTGTGTAGTAGCATTAGCATTTAGAATTCagataataacaaaaaagaagaggCTTTATTATTTGGTGCATAAGTTTTCAGTATAGTGTATATTGGGGACATTGATTCAAGAGAACCGATAAATGAGATCACCATTCAAGGGAAAGTAATGACCACCATGAATCATGATAAGTATCTAGCAGCTTAGTTTAGACTAGGGATGTGTCAATTTGAGTTAAGGTTCAAGTTATTTGTTTTGGGAAGGTTTATTGCTAATATCTACCTAATTGATCCACTTGCAGAGTATGCTTATACGCTCAAAGTAACTGAAAAGAGTGATGTGTACAGTTTTGGTGTGGTTTTGATGGAACTGATCACGGGCAAGAGGCCAAATGACCCTTCCTTTGGTGAGAACAAGGACATAGTGAGATGGGTTACTGAGACTGCTTTGCTATCATctgttgaagaagaaaatggcaGTTTTGAGGGTGGTCACGATCATATTGATATCATCGCTAAGATTGTGGACCCAAGATTGAACCCAGCAACTTGTGATTATCAAGAGTTTGAGAAAGTTCTAAATGTGGCCCTACTTTGCACCTCAGTGTTTCCCATTAACAGACCCTCAATGAGAAGGGTGGTTGAATTGCTCAAGGACCATAAGCTGCCTTGTCCCAAGTTATGATAATACACTCCAGCTTCCAAACTCTTAGAGAAAGGACACAAATTTTGAAGTGCAAAAGTGGGAGGCAGTAGGCAGCAGGCACTATGTACTAGACACCAAATCAAAGCGATTGTTGGCTCTTTTTTGCAGGGGAAATTACATACAGTAAACTCTGAcatactaattattaattattgagtAACTGAATAGTTATTATGAGTGATTATGGGACTTAATTGCTGGTTAATCTCCAttgtatattttattctctttagTGATTTTTGTCTGATATAGGCAAAGCTACAGGCAGTAAGAAATACTGTCCTGCACGGTGCCACATGTACATTTTATATCCCTAGCTGTTAAAAGTGTTGTATTCAAGATTAATACTAGAGATTGGATAGTAGCAGGAATCGTTGTTCTTCCTTatatgaaaacttaggctaaagTTACCGAGGTACAGTGGAATTCTGTTCTTTTACCTTTACTCTTGCTTGGTTTTCAAGAATTTTGTGTAGAAATCTAGTTCAGGGATTAAGGTATATATACTTTCTGCAGCAGTCTAGTTCATGTATGACATACTTGCATTCTCTTCATAGATCAAACCTTAAATGTTAACAACTTGCCCTGGCATGTTTCCTTTCGGCTTTAAATAACACTCCACCCTAGtaggaaaaacaaaattttctgcCTGTCTTGTAATTATTTTTCCTCTTTGTAGATATTAGATAATTATTTGTCagaaaatttaagtttttatatacgtcattaaaataatttctCATTTATCTTTTCATATTTGAAATTCAATAGTAGTTGTTTCTGAGAACAGGACAAGACACTGAGAACAAGATATAAAGAATAGatacacaaaattttgtgttcttgtataaTGTTTGCTgttaaactagaacaaattatgaaaatataatttattctattttttttaattcaaaaaatttgaaatgaaaaatataataataaaaaattaacaagaataatgaaaaaaaatgaaaaataagttgtgtctctTATTAGTGTCTCGGTATTTTTTCTGTCAGGatagacacaaaatacactaatttaatATCACTGGACACATTATCTCTGTTCATGTCTCTTCTGTCAAACACAATTTTGTGTCTCTTTGTCCCTGTCTCAATGCCCTGTCTCTGTAAACAAACGCagcttaaatattttttagaggagtacaatttact
The Arachis duranensis cultivar V14167 chromosome 5, aradu.V14167.gnm2.J7QH, whole genome shotgun sequence genome window above contains:
- the LOC107487602 gene encoding LRR receptor-like serine/threonine-protein kinase HSL2 produces the protein MPQHIFNPVRFLLLVLLCSSRLTQGMSFSLSLTRGTQILQQVKNTELQDQNDSLKNWSLDAHSTSPCNWTGITCDARNQSVLSIDLSETGVSGSFPSGFCRIQTLQTLNLASNFLGGAISSESLSLCSHLRVLNLSDNIFVGPLPEFSLEFSQLTELDLSKNNFSGEIPASFGRFPNLNVLVLSGNLLNGTIPPFLGNLGALVHLELAYNPLKPGSLPSQIGNLSNLEILFLAQNNLIGEIPDSIGNLMKLKNLDLSQNSLSGKIPSSISRLKSVKQIELFYNQLSGEVPRGIGNLTSLVRLDLSQNALTGTLPDSVAALRLNSLNLNDNLLSGEIPISLSSNPKLQQLKLFNNSFTGKLPEDLGRYSELEEFDVSTNDFAGELPKYLCQGNKLQRFLTFTNRFSGTIPDQYGDCDSLEYVRIENNQFSGQVPPKFWSLPKLQLLQMDNNRFEGSVSSSISSARGITVLLLSGNSFSGNIPREFCELDQLVKIDISKNRFSGEVPGCITGLKRLQKLRMQNNAFSGDIPGNVSSWTELTELNLSHNQFSGSIPPKLGDLPQLTYLDLAGNLLTGEIPVELTKLTLNQFNISDNKLYGEVPSGFNHQVYLSGLMGNPGLCSSVIKELSPCSKRRPFSIIAILALSASVVLLLLSLFCFLKKTKSIHFGAKSKRSFKTTTFQRVAFNEEDIFPLLTDENVIASGSSGRVYRVNLAKTGQKVAVKKLWGGGRQEPDTETELVFRSEIETLGMIRHANIVKLLFSCSGDDFRILAYEYMENGSLGDVLHGEKCGELLDWNKRFEIAVGAAMGLAYLHHDCVPAIVHRDVKSNNILLDHEFRPCVADFGLAKTLQREAGEGGAGAGAMSRVAGSYGYIAPEYAYTLKVTEKSDVYSFGVVLMELITGKRPNDPSFGENKDIVRWVTETALLSSVEEENGSFEGGHDHIDIIAKIVDPRLNPATCDYQEFEKVLNVALLCTSVFPINRPSMRRVVELLKDHKLPCPKL